ATGAGCGAACGGCACCAGCGCCAGGCAGGCGCAGCTCCCCGCGAAGAAGATCAGCTCGGCCACGCTCACGAACGCCCGCTGCCGGTGGCTCAGCTCGCCCCGCGCCTGCGACCGCGCTGCCCTCACCAGAGCCGCCGCGTAGAAGAGGTGGCAGAACAGCAGCGTCGCGCTCACCGCCAGGAACACCGGAGTCTGCTCGGAACCCGAGAGAAACCTCCCGTTTGATTGTCTCTGTTGCACGCAGCCGCATGTCAGAAGTGCCAGTTGGAGAATGTAAGGGATCAGAAAAGCCAAGCACAGCTTTGCGACGGCGTACGGAACTCCAGCGTGGACCGGATCCATAAAACAGTCCGTCTCCTGGCGAAGACCGTCGCTCGGTCCTCGGACGACAGCTAGAAGCAGAGAGATGCAAACGGACGTCAGGACCACCAGAGCCGCACAGATGCCAGGCCTCCTCAGAAATCCGTTGGACGGCGGGTCGAGGGCGAGACCGTAAGCCATCAGCGCTAAAACCAACAGGCCGCAGAGAGACGCCGTATTGATGGCGAAGGAGAGCGCGGCGCAGCCCAACGCCGCCGTCCTCAAGCTGTCAGGACGGTGCACCACGTTGTAGAGGgagaagagcagcagcagcagcagctggagGCCGCAGAAGGCCCAGAGCAACCGGTCCAGCCAGGTCACGCGGCGCCGCGCTCTCCAGGTGTCAACGAAGCCGTAGAGCAGGAAGCAGCCGGCCACGAAGGCCCGTGGCAGCCAGGACGGCGTACGCGCGGTTGGCCGCGGAGATCAGGTCGGCGGCCGCGATCAGCTCCAGCGCGGCCGTCTGCGACGGCGTGGAGGCGTTGA
The sequence above is a segment of the Phycodurus eques isolate BA_2022a chromosome 19, UOR_Pequ_1.1, whole genome shotgun sequence genome. Coding sequences within it:
- the LOC133417947 gene encoding uncharacterized protein LOC133417947, with the protein product MAYGLALDPPSNGFLRRPGICAALVVLTSVCISLLLAVVRGPSDGLRQETDCFMDPVHAGVPYAVAKLCLAFLIPYILQLALLTCGCVQQRQSNGRFLSGSEQTPVFLAVSATLLFCHLFYAAALVRAARSQARGELSHRQRAFVSVAELIFFAGSCACLALVPFAHRPSRERLVGLFRRAADRCPRPAHAQPNRNIITPHIEIADTLQDIES